From a region of the Cucumis sativus cultivar 9930 chromosome 6, Cucumber_9930_V3, whole genome shotgun sequence genome:
- the LOC101205195 gene encoding BTB/POZ and TAZ domain-containing protein 4, with the protein MENTENICMDLIPIQAKSNTIPLPPPLPKSAITNRFQKSPFSRESLERGYSCVSTATRDLWDGLFDEAYGADVYIHTDHGGIIYAHAYILGMASPVLKGMFKQSKKSGRKRSISIHGVPPDAVKVFIRYLYSCRYEKEEMEEFVLPLLMLSHVYVVPQLKRECERQLGRGLLTLENVVDVFQLALLCDAPRLSLLCHRMILKNFKAVSSSEAWQAMQQSHPVLEKELLGSVIDEDNRQKKRVKKMNERKIYLELFEAMETLVHICRDGCRTIGPHDKDFKVNQPPCKYAACKGLELLIRHFAGCKLRAPGGCTQCKRMWQLLELHSHLCADSNLCRVPMCRNFKDRSKKQGRKDEMKWKLLVKKILRTKGVARTPFFLTTETI; encoded by the exons ATGGAGAATAcagaaaatatttgtatggATTTAATCCCAATCCAAGCCAAATCAAACACCATCCCACTGCCACCTCCATTGCCTAAATCTGCAATCACTAATCGTTTTCAAAAGAGTCCGTTTTCAAGGGAATCTTTGGAAAGGGGATATAGCTGCGTCTCCACTGCGACAAGAGACCTCTGGGACGGCCTCTTTGACGAAGCCTATGGAGCTGATGTTTATATTCATACGGATCATGGTGGCATTATATATGCCCATGCTTATATCCTT GGTATGGCTTCTCCTGTGCTAAAAGGCATGTTTAAGCAATCCAAAAAGTCTGGCAGGAAACGTTCAATATCGATCCATGGAGTTCCACCTGATGCTGTTAAAGTATTCATTAGATATCTGTACTCTTGCAG ATacgagaaagaagaaatggaggaaTTTGTTTTGCCTCTGCTGATGCTGTCACATGTATATGTGGTTCCCCAGTTGAAGAGGGAGTGCGAGAGGCAACTGGGTCGCGGCTTGTTGACACTTGAAAACGTAGTTGATGTTTTTCAACTTGCATTACTGTGTGATGCTCCCCGTCTCAGCCTTCTTTGCCATCGTATGATCCTAAAGAACTTCAAAGCTGTTTCTTCATCCGAAGCATGGCAAGCAATGCAGCAAAGCCACCCAGTACTCGAAAAAGAGCTTCTTGGATCAGTGATCGACGAAGACAAT aggcaaaagaaaagagtgaagaaaatgaatgaaaggAAGATCTATTTGGAACTATTTGAAGCAATGGAGACTCTTGTTCATATATGCAGAGATGGTTGTCGCACAATCGGCCCACACGACAAAGATTTCAAGGTGAACCAGCCGCCGTGTAAATATGCAGCATGCAAGGGGCTGGAATTGCTTATCCGCCACTTTGCAGGCTGCAAATTAAGAGCCCCTGGTGGTTGTACCCAATGCAAGAGAATGTGGCAACTCTTGGAGTTGCACTCTCATCTTTGTGCTGATTCTAATCTCTGTAGAGTTCCTATGTGCAG GAATTTCAAGGACAGAAGTAAGAAACAGGGCAGGaaagatgaaatgaaatggaaattGTTAGTAAAAAAGATTCTAAGGACGAAAGGAGTAGCAAGAACACCATTTTTTTTGACGACAGAAACTATATAA